A window of the Sabethes cyaneus chromosome 1, idSabCyanKW18_F2, whole genome shotgun sequence genome harbors these coding sequences:
- the LOC128732425 gene encoding uncharacterized protein LOC128732425, producing the protein MDSDLQRLIMLVSERKPIWDKSFRPYRNKLLVSKYWRQVADEFGGNVKVVDLKKKWKGLRDKYLKELKKIPPPKRAEPNIVMYCKWPYFESMMFLRNSVNPRKVVLFPSDEKGDKMEDEPSVPTKAEYNTIDIIDMPSAYEVDSSTEGSYFEPQLSISTSSSCNRRNDQPHSTQQEPAPACDDEDELFFKSILPHVRKLEPEHKLAFRTEVQTLVLQYVYRKNSQYLQTSGFSTICARMDIDIERLIALVFARRQIWDKSVKHYRNRELLEKHWQDISNELGCAKPYPVKKKWKSLRDSFYKELKSIPREEWPYLDGSAYEMYGAWPHFASMLFLRNSIKPRTSSGDPSYGDIERLEDSDHCEESKPVRVSSYDQAELAELPEIDDYMEDEHTSVSDDEDEAFFRSLLPHVRKLEPEAKLAFRIELQNLVQLYVYGTNTLDNQELKSDD; encoded by the exons ATGGACAGCGACCTGCAGCGCTTGATAATGCTTGTTTCGGAAAGAAAACCCATATGGGATAAGTCATTTAGACCGTACCGAAATAAGCTGCTGGTTAGCAAATATTGGCGCCAGGTCGCGGACGAATTCGGTGGCAATGTAAAAG TTGTTGATTTAAAGAAAAAGTGGAAAGGCCTTCGCGATAAGTATTTGAaggaattgaaaaaaataccACCGCCGAAACGGGCGGAGCCTAACATTGTGATGTACTGCAAATGGCCGTATTTTGAATCAATGATGTTTCTAAGAAATTCAGTCAACCCACGAAAGGTTGTACTTTTCCCTTCGGATGAGAAAGGTGACAAGATGGAAGATGAACCATCTGTACCAACTAAAGCTGAATACAATACGATTGATATAATAGATATGCCAAGTGCATACGAGGTTGACAGCAGTACGGAAGGAAGCTACTTTGAACCTCAGCTTAGTATTAGCACTAGCAGCAGTTGTAATAGAAGAAACGACCAACCACATTCGACGCAACAGGAGCCCGCCCCCGCATGTGATGACGAGGATGAACTGTTCTTTAAAAGCATACTGCCACACGTTCGAAAACTGGAACCGGAACACAAGCTGGCTTTCCGCACGGAGGTGCAAACCCTCGTTCTGCAGTACGTGTATCGGAAAAATTCACAGTACCTTCAAACCTCCGGTTTCTCCACCA TCTGTGCGAGAATGGACATCGATATCGAACGTTTGATTGCGCTCGTTTTTGCGCGGAGGCAAATATGGGATAAGTCGGTCAAACACTACAGAAACAGAGAGCTGCTGGAAAAACATTGGCAAGACATTTCGAACGAACTGGGCTGTGCTAAAC CATATCCAgtgaaaaaaaagtggaaatcaCTTCGGGACAGCTTTTACAAGGAACTAAAAAGCATTCCACGGGAAGAGTGGCCGTATTTGGATGGTTCAGCCTATGAAATGTACGGCGCTTGGCCACATTTTGCGTCTATGCTTTTCTTGAGAAACTCGATCAAACCACGAACGTCTTCTGGTGATCCTTCGTATGGTGACATCGAACGATTGGAAGATAGTGACCACTGTGAGGAATCTAAGCCGGTGAGGGTTTCGAGTTACGATCAGGCAGAACTGGCCGAGCTGCCGGAGATAGATGACTACATGGAGGACGAACACACGAGCGTAAGTGACGACGAGGATGAAGCGTTTTTCAGAAGTTTGCTTCCGCACGTTCGTAAACTGGAACCGGAAGCTAAATTAGCGTTTCGAATCGAACTACAGAATCTCGTTCAGCTGTACGTTTACGGGACGAATACGTTGGACAATCAAGAGCTGAAATCCGATGACTGA